In Synechococcus sp. Nb3U1, one DNA window encodes the following:
- a CDS encoding DUF4168 domain-containing protein has translation MRKLAFLMGLWLSLGSLPVWAQESTPLPSPTAPASPGVPLPAATPSPAQPGPGSPTPSLTAEQVTDDQVEQLVNILLELDPLIRRASTQLRETQDEDEYEQIMQRTEAQASRIVEEQGLTVPQYRELMTLANENPVLNQRIRVRLQEVIEEAESSGSPEPATPAPTP, from the coding sequence ATGAGAAAATTGGCGTTTCTGATGGGTCTGTGGCTCAGCCTGGGATCCCTGCCGGTTTGGGCACAAGAGTCGACCCCGCTGCCTAGCCCGACTGCACCTGCTTCTCCCGGGGTGCCGCTCCCTGCCGCCACCCCCAGTCCAGCTCAGCCGGGCCCAGGTTCTCCCACGCCCAGTCTGACGGCAGAGCAGGTCACGGATGACCAGGTGGAGCAGTTGGTGAACATTTTGCTGGAACTGGATCCCTTGATTCGCCGAGCCAGCACCCAACTGCGGGAAACTCAGGATGAAGATGAATACGAGCAAATTATGCAGCGCACCGAGGCCCAAGCCAGCCGCATCGTTGAGGAGCAAGGACTGACGGTGCCTCAATATCGCGAACTGATGACCCTGGCCAACGAAAACCCCGTTCTCAATCAGCGGATCCGCGTGCGGTTACAGGAAGTGATAGAAGAAGCGGAATCTTCTGGTTCTCCAGAACCGGCCACTCCGGCGCCTACGCCTTAG
- a CDS encoding NAD(P)/FAD-dependent oxidoreductase, which yields MATFEDVVPPLDGIPEQGVGLESTVVIGAGPAGLSAAYELNRKGWPVTVLEADPVQVGGLSRTVIYQGYRFDIGGHRFFSKSAEIEALWTEILGSEMQVCQRLSRILYQGVFFDYPIRPFDVFSKLGPVFTTLCLLSYLKARLLPRSKPVSFEDWVIDQFGERLYRTFFKTYTEKVWGIPCSQISADWAAQRIKGLSMASLIRKTLFPGGEGVIKTLIDRFRYPRLGPGQMWERIQTLLAEAGQPVQLDRKVTEIDWDKGGIYRVQARSRRGEIFGVTGQHFISTMPLRSLVRSLVPAAPEPVRAAAEQLRYRDFLTVVLVVDVPDLFPDNWIYIHDPSVRVGRIQNFKNWSGDMVPNAEVTCLGLEYFCSVSDPFWRQTQADLLVLAETELRQLGLLKKANVLDGTVIRAPKAYPVYDHGYQTHIQIIRAFLEEVLPNLQLAGRNGMHRYNNQDHAMMTGLLAARNILVGERRYDLWRVNQDAEYLEEGDPTAAPMGGRAVPQAMGRWVNRVRSG from the coding sequence ATGGCTACCTTTGAAGACGTTGTCCCACCCCTAGACGGGATCCCGGAGCAGGGAGTTGGATTGGAGTCAACCGTGGTGATTGGGGCGGGGCCTGCTGGGTTGAGTGCCGCTTATGAGTTAAATCGCAAGGGGTGGCCAGTGACAGTTTTGGAAGCAGATCCGGTGCAGGTGGGGGGTCTATCCCGCACGGTCATCTACCAGGGGTATCGATTTGATATTGGCGGGCACCGCTTTTTTTCCAAATCTGCCGAGATCGAGGCATTGTGGACAGAGATTCTTGGCTCGGAGATGCAGGTTTGTCAGCGGCTGTCTCGTATTCTTTACCAGGGTGTTTTCTTTGATTATCCGATTCGCCCTTTCGATGTCTTCAGCAAATTGGGGCCGGTATTCACCACCCTTTGTCTGCTCAGCTATCTAAAGGCGCGGCTATTGCCAAGATCTAAGCCAGTTTCTTTTGAAGATTGGGTGATCGATCAATTTGGGGAACGGCTGTACCGCACGTTTTTTAAGACCTATACCGAGAAGGTTTGGGGGATCCCTTGTAGCCAGATCAGCGCCGATTGGGCAGCCCAACGGATCAAGGGATTATCGATGGCCTCTTTAATCCGCAAAACTCTGTTCCCCGGCGGGGAGGGGGTGATTAAAACCTTGATCGACCGCTTTCGTTATCCCCGTTTGGGGCCGGGGCAGATGTGGGAGCGCATTCAAACCCTGTTGGCCGAGGCAGGGCAGCCGGTGCAATTGGATCGCAAGGTCACGGAAATTGATTGGGATAAGGGCGGGATCTATAGGGTACAGGCGCGCTCCCGACGAGGGGAGATCTTTGGGGTGACGGGGCAGCATTTTATTTCCACCATGCCGTTGCGCTCTCTGGTGCGGTCTTTGGTGCCAGCAGCTCCGGAGCCGGTGCGAGCGGCTGCCGAACAGCTACGCTACCGAGATTTTTTGACGGTGGTTTTGGTGGTGGATGTACCCGATTTGTTTCCGGACAATTGGATTTATATTCACGATCCATCGGTGCGGGTGGGGCGCATTCAAAACTTCAAGAACTGGAGTGGCGATATGGTGCCCAATGCTGAGGTCACTTGCTTGGGTTTGGAATATTTTTGCTCGGTATCGGATCCCTTTTGGCGGCAAACTCAGGCCGATTTGCTGGTTTTGGCAGAAACTGAATTGCGTCAGTTGGGTCTACTGAAGAAGGCCAATGTTTTGGATGGCACGGTGATTCGGGCCCCGAAAGCCTATCCGGTTTACGACCACGGCTATCAAACCCATATCCAGATCATTCGTGCCTTTTTGGAAGAGGTCTTGCCCAATTTGCAGCTGGCGGGTCGCAATGGCATGCACCGCTACAACAACCAGGATCACGCCATGATGACGGGCCTACTGGCTGCTCGCAACATTCTGGTTGGGGAACGGCGCTACGATTTGTGGCGAGTTAACCAGGATGCCGAGTATCTGGAGGAGGGGGATCCCACCGCAGCACCGATGGGGGGGCGAGCCGTGCCGCAGGCGATGGGTCGATGGGTCAATCGGGTTAGGTCGGGTTAG
- a CDS encoding AmpG family muropeptide MFS transporter produces MGILLLLGFSSGLPLLLINTTLNAWLTQAGLTTIAIGLFNLLNLPYSFKFLWSPFLDRFLLPAPGSLRGSRRRGWMALTQVLLLLSLGLLGFQDPTQTWLEGLGLEELAQTWPGVTVLTRPIFGVGLLVAFFGASQDIAVDAYRTDVLEEREMGAGVAIFVFGYRMALLVSSGVGLILADYLPWWQVYGIMALLMSIGVVTSFLAPEPENSALKPTSLRAAILEPFQSFWQHRLALVILLFVVCFKLPDSLAGQMTPTFLLQTGFSTSDLGIIRSWVGLFATLAGAFVGGELVSRIGTYRCLFIFAVLQGIGNLGLGAIGLVGQNYPLLVGATIFDNMAGGMGTAAFLAFLMSLCDRQFSATQYALLTSVFAVGGTLAGAVSGYLAAAVNWPMFYLITAFTALPAMMFLLWIGPSTGIPLATPALVTESREPPAEPGEF; encoded by the coding sequence ATGGGCATATTGCTGCTGTTGGGCTTTTCTTCAGGGTTGCCGTTGTTGTTGATCAACACCACCTTGAATGCCTGGCTCACCCAAGCGGGCTTGACTACTATCGCCATTGGTTTGTTTAACCTGCTCAATTTGCCCTATTCCTTTAAGTTCCTGTGGTCCCCCTTTTTGGATCGGTTTTTGCTGCCCGCACCGGGATCCCTGCGGGGCAGTCGGCGGCGGGGGTGGATGGCTCTTACACAAGTGCTGTTGCTCCTTAGTTTGGGTTTGTTGGGTTTTCAAGATCCCACTCAAACCTGGCTAGAGGGATTGGGTTTAGAGGAGCTAGCCCAAACTTGGCCTGGTGTTACAGTACTGACCCGCCCAATTTTTGGGGTGGGGCTTTTGGTGGCTTTCTTTGGGGCTTCCCAGGATATTGCCGTGGATGCCTACCGTACTGATGTGTTGGAAGAGCGGGAGATGGGAGCAGGGGTGGCCATTTTTGTGTTTGGCTACCGCATGGCTTTGCTAGTGAGCAGTGGAGTGGGGTTGATCCTAGCGGACTATCTGCCCTGGTGGCAGGTGTACGGCATTATGGCGCTGCTGATGTCGATCGGGGTGGTCACCTCTTTTCTGGCTCCGGAACCGGAGAATAGCGCCCTGAAACCCACCTCTTTGCGAGCTGCCATCCTCGAGCCGTTTCAATCCTTTTGGCAACATCGCCTCGCTCTGGTGATCCTGCTGTTTGTGGTTTGCTTTAAGCTGCCGGATAGTCTGGCGGGACAAATGACCCCGACTTTTTTGTTGCAAACGGGGTTTAGCACCAGCGACCTGGGCATTATTCGCAGTTGGGTTGGCTTGTTTGCCACCTTGGCGGGGGCTTTTGTGGGGGGAGAGTTGGTGAGCCGCATCGGCACCTATCGCTGTCTGTTTATCTTTGCGGTCTTGCAAGGGATCGGCAATTTGGGCCTAGGGGCGATCGGGTTAGTGGGACAAAATTACCCGCTGCTGGTAGGGGCAACGATTTTTGACAATATGGCCGGGGGGATGGGCACTGCGGCCTTTTTGGCTTTTTTGATGAGTCTGTGTGATCGACAATTTAGCGCCACTCAGTATGCCTTGCTCACCAGCGTGTTTGCCGTCGGGGGAACTTTGGCAGGAGCTGTATCCGGTTATTTGGCTGCTGCGGTGAATTGGCCGATGTTTTATTTGATCACCGCGTTCACGGCTCTTCCAGCCATGATGTTTCTGCTCTGGATCGGGCCTTCCACCGGGATCCCTTTGGCAACTCCAGCCCTGGTTACCGAGAGCAGAGAACCACCGGCAGAGCCTGGGGAGTTCTAG
- a CDS encoding DUF3146 family protein, with translation MSRLPQTTAHVQITRYSWQEGAIEGEVNANGWVWHFCWCFRAGELKVEPSVGRALIREPLSRFLEKSDYLLEPGSNYSFVIRSSL, from the coding sequence ATGAGTCGATTGCCCCAAACCACTGCCCATGTACAAATTACCCGTTACTCCTGGCAGGAGGGTGCTATCGAGGGAGAAGTGAATGCCAATGGTTGGGTTTGGCACTTTTGCTGGTGTTTTCGAGCCGGGGAGCTCAAGGTCGAACCTTCTGTGGGCCGGGCCCTGATTCGAGAGCCCTTGAGCCGCTTTCTAGAAAAATCGGACTATTTGTTGGAGCCAGGCAGTAACTACTCGTTTGTGATTCGCAGCAGCCTCTAG
- a CDS encoding DUF3155 domain-containing protein, translating to MVRRRKRKSRRRLEGRKILDHIPQFNLDSGEEKSVTAARKYIQDQSIQPPALILVRRNEHTIDRFFWAEKGLFGAQYVEENHFLFPSLRALLAEVAAEKPERKASKTLATAAR from the coding sequence TTGGTTAGGAGAAGAAAGCGTAAGAGTCGCCGCCGTTTGGAGGGGCGAAAAATTTTAGATCATATTCCTCAATTTAATTTGGATAGTGGTGAGGAGAAGTCGGTAACCGCTGCCCGGAAATATATTCAGGATCAGTCTATCCAGCCACCAGCACTCATCCTGGTTCGGCGAAACGAGCATACCATTGATCGATTTTTTTGGGCGGAGAAGGGACTGTTCGGGGCTCAGTATGTCGAGGAAAATCATTTCCTTTTCCCCAGCTTGCGAGCCTTACTAGCCGAGGTTGCAGCTGAGAAGCCTGAACGAAAAGCCTCCAAGACTCTTGCTACGGCTGCTCGATAA
- a CDS encoding response regulator, with protein sequence MTNFSSPTVLLVDDDPSTRVYLMHLLVHEGYRVVEAEEGEQALVLYSQSQPQIVLLDALMPGMDGFECCQKLQVLDADLPCLMITSLEDQASVDKAFAAGASDYITKPIHWPVMRQRIHHLLKARQNLLNVRQQAAREQALNRVIRAIRTSLELDKIFSVATREICHLLEADRVSISRYQPQQQEWCVISEYQTQADGYLGCSIPDSDNRMAQLLKQGKVVTLETVSQAKDWICIPSMAKAYPGSWLLAPLYGGSGSSGRVSGTESLSAPPTLWGSLCLQLKTARSGWLATSHNLILTLADHLSIAIQQAELFQQIQELNHTLEEKVQARTAQLDRQVQELQRLDHLKNDFLSTVSHELRTPLSSIKMGIRLLSSALLPSNGVAKPPDPEKVARYLDVLNRECEREIKLVEDLLELQRLEVLIGSQQPHWLDLKEWLPPITDPFAEVARSYNQLFSLEYPPDLPPICTLPEVLRAVLAELLQNAHKFTPTDQLISLSVHNHPDHLEIQILNTGVTIPPQEQERVFEKFYRVPNPDPWRQGGTGLGLALVQKRMNLLQGSIHLSSEAEHTCFTLRLPWVLSISGKGKLAQPKA encoded by the coding sequence TTGACGAACTTTTCATCTCCGACTGTGCTGCTGGTGGATGATGACCCCTCGACACGGGTGTACTTGATGCATTTGTTGGTTCACGAAGGCTATCGAGTTGTGGAAGCAGAAGAAGGTGAACAGGCCCTCGTCCTCTACTCCCAGAGCCAGCCGCAAATCGTCCTGTTGGATGCCCTTATGCCGGGGATGGATGGATTTGAGTGTTGCCAGAAGTTACAGGTGTTGGATGCGGATCTACCCTGTTTGATGATCACTTCCCTGGAGGATCAAGCTTCTGTAGACAAAGCTTTTGCCGCTGGGGCAAGCGACTACATCACCAAACCCATCCACTGGCCGGTGATGCGACAACGAATTCACCACCTGCTCAAGGCCCGCCAAAACCTACTCAATGTGCGCCAGCAAGCGGCTCGTGAACAGGCTCTGAACCGTGTTATCCGAGCCATTCGCACCTCATTGGAGTTGGATAAAATCTTTTCGGTGGCCACTCGGGAAATTTGTCACTTGCTGGAGGCAGATCGGGTCAGCATTAGCCGCTATCAACCGCAGCAACAAGAGTGGTGCGTCATCTCCGAATATCAAACCCAAGCAGATGGCTACTTGGGCTGCTCGATTCCCGATTCTGACAACCGGATGGCGCAGCTCCTGAAGCAGGGGAAAGTAGTGACCCTTGAAACCGTCAGCCAGGCTAAAGACTGGATCTGCATCCCCTCTATGGCCAAAGCCTATCCCGGTAGCTGGCTGTTGGCACCTCTCTACGGTGGCAGCGGAAGCTCCGGTCGCGTCAGCGGGACGGAGTCCTTATCCGCCCCCCCTACCCTTTGGGGTAGCTTGTGCCTACAACTGAAAACCGCCCGTTCCGGCTGGTTGGCCACCAGTCACAATCTGATCTTGACCTTGGCGGATCACCTCTCGATTGCTATTCAGCAGGCGGAGCTGTTCCAGCAAATTCAGGAGCTCAACCACACTCTGGAAGAAAAAGTACAGGCCCGCACCGCCCAACTGGACCGACAGGTGCAGGAGTTACAGCGGCTAGATCACCTCAAAAACGATTTTCTCAGCACCGTGTCCCACGAGCTGCGCACCCCCCTTTCCAGCATCAAAATGGGGATCCGTTTGCTCAGCTCGGCGCTACTGCCCAGCAACGGGGTGGCCAAACCCCCCGACCCCGAAAAGGTGGCCCGTTACCTGGATGTTTTGAACAGAGAATGTGAGCGGGAAATCAAGTTGGTGGAGGATTTGCTGGAGTTACAGCGGCTGGAGGTGTTGATCGGATCGCAGCAACCCCACTGGCTAGATTTGAAAGAGTGGTTGCCGCCAATCACAGATCCATTCGCAGAAGTGGCCCGTAGCTACAATCAGCTCTTTAGCCTGGAGTATCCTCCCGATTTACCCCCCATCTGCACTTTGCCAGAGGTGCTGCGCGCGGTGCTGGCGGAATTGCTACAAAATGCCCACAAATTTACCCCGACTGACCAACTGATCAGCCTGAGTGTCCATAACCATCCGGATCACCTCGAGATCCAGATCCTCAACACCGGCGTGACCATCCCCCCACAAGAGCAAGAGCGGGTATTCGAGAAGTTTTATCGTGTGCCCAATCCGGATCCCTGGCGACAAGGGGGGACAGGGTTAGGGCTGGCCCTCGTTCAAAAGCGGATGAACCTGCTGCAAGGGAGCATTCACCTGAGCAGCGAAGCTGAGCACACCTGCTTTACTTTACGGTTACCTTGGGTGCTCTCTATTTCTGGCAAAGGCAAGCTAGCACAGCCTAAGGCGTAG